AAGACATCACATTCTCTTCCAAACCAAATCATGATCTTGCATATTGCGCCCTGCAAGTTTTTTAATTGAGTTTATAATGTGTTATTgctgaaaaaatttaaatatttgtgtATGACCTTGATGAAACTATGTACACAGCTAGTCTATATGACCCGACGTCTTGTTCTAGATGTGGGCACCTATATCAAAGGGAACAGGAGAGACTCCATGTTCTAAAAccagaagaaaatataaaagtCCATCTTTCTTGCACCCAGTTTATTTATATGAACACCACTACATCATTGTCAGAATAAGAATTGCCCCTGTGCATCCCTCTGCCAtgctctgcctagaaggccagcatcccagagttgtctcttcactgttgacattgagactcatgttttgtgggtactatttaatgattctgccagttgaggacctgtgaggcttctgtttctcaatctagacactctaatgtatttgtcctctttctcagttgtggaccagggcctcccactcctctttgtatTCTGGTTTGAGCCAGTTTCCGCTGCTCTGTTCTGTGACTACTACACATCGTTTAACGAGATTATCTTTTTGTTGGCATTGACTTGCCCTCATTTCTCTGAACATAAATAGACTGATGCTTTTCAGAagaaattatttgtttctgaTTAGCAAAGACAACGTGCCACTGGAACAGAGGGGTAATGCTTTcttcagccgtttccagctacaatagactctacaacattaacaatgtctacactgtaggcttacattaaatatgaaaattaaTAAAACTTCAGTTAAACCCTTTATTTCTAACATTGAAAAGGCCATAATCTATGATACACTTCAGAAGGTTACCTGCTTTCCTACATTTTCAACAGTAGACTACAATGCGTGCCTTCAGGTTCCACAGTTCCACTGAGAATGTATTGACACTTATTAGGGCAAGTCGGTGTAATTCCGAGCCATACAAATACGATATTCAGATGTAAAACAATTGAAATTCTACCAGAGGCGTAGCTATGATCACAATATATTCGGGACTTAGCCCACCCCCCTGCCCCGCCCGGGACAGGAAGTACAGGCTTTTGAATGTTCATGCGGAAAtgttcgatgtacacgctagcggcctacttGTCGTAATGCGCGAtcattatagatgaatagattaggggctatttttttttattattattttgggtcaatttgagatccggggctattcataaaagatcgggagctatagccccggacgcccaggcctacaGACAGGGGCGTCGGACTGGGGGTAAAACCGATACTGATTACCAGCGCCCAAGGGGAGAGAAGGcccttgaaaagtctggaaTATACTTTATTTCCTGAATATTTTCATATCCTAATTATATTTCACAATGCATGTCAGATGAAATGTAAAGTGTATTGGCTGAATAACTTggttgattgactgactacattttgtatacaaaaaataatatctAAGGTCTCACCCACCCCTTGCTAATGCGCCAAATGGTTTAGTCCACCTGCACGCATTTTGTTTAGTTCGGTTGAGCATCTGGTGGAGACGTGGAGCGCTACGTGGAAAATAAAGGAAAGACAGGATAAggagaaaaaactaaatgagtGAAATCAATTGCTGACTGACTTATTTTCAAAGAAAGGTGAGCACAAACTAGAAAACCAAATGGTGCTAAACTACTTGAATATCTCCGCGACCGTTAGTACTAAAAACGTACTGAGACAACCAATATAAGAGCAGAACATTCACTTTAAAATGATAATTTGGTTATACATGAAATCTGAGGTAAAGGCTAAATTAATAAACTCCACTAACAATGCTGTTTGCATACAAcacaacattataatatcctaatttgaaacatgtttaattttaaattaatagGCTATAATATCTATACCTAGCAATAATAGGCTAATCAGTGTCATAGGTAGCTTGGTAGCTCATTGGTAGATAGATATCCTGTCAACATTATAGTTATGTCAGATTCAGTAGAAGCAGATGTTAACATTGTGAAACACATTGCCCTCAGTTGAGGTGAGCTTAtatcaatattaaaacaaaccatgtttagccattttgactgaaatgtgtCAAGTAACACTAAtatcttaatgtattttattatatcacATTACAATTAGGATAAGAGATCATTATCAAGTGTATCCTTCTTAGAGAAAGATGATAGAGAAGATGTGATTGAGGATGATGGGAGTGAAGACAGCAGGGAGCACAGTGGAAGTGAGAGATGAGGAACTGGAAAGTAGGCAGAGCAGTACAGAAGAGTTTTTTCCAGAGGATCCAGGAATATGGCCAGAAAAATTAACGAAAAATTTTGTAACCAAAGTAAAGTAGGGTAGAGAATGTTGGGaaaggtttgaaatgtgtgtagagAAATTATCAGGCTACTCTAAGCAGTACAGTTAATAGTTATTACCCTATAAACATCTAGGCCTACAGATTCATGTGTACAGAGgcctgattattattttttttaatcaggaCTCTCTATGCATAAGGCCCAGGATCTTGTGCTACGCCCCTGCCTACCGATGCCACTGACTTGTACTAATTTCAGTGTTGAACTTGTTTTGTTGATTACACATGCCAGCGCGGAGTTGATTTGGTCTGCGTTATTGTGACGTGTGCCGGGTGACAACGTCATGTCTCATGTGGGGAGTTGATTGAGAATCGGTTCAGATTTGAGTACGACACCGCTGCTATAACTACGGTTCTATGGTGACGCGTGCCGGGTCACATCTCTGTTTAAATGGACAGTTGATTGAAAATTAGTTCAGATAGAGTTCGACACCGCTGCGATAAGTAAGTTGTAGCCCAGGcctacatttgattgatttaacgACACGACCCTGAGATATTTATTCTGATTGAACTATATAGCACAATAATAAGACAGAGATTGACACATAATATGTAAGTCTATTAATAACACCATGggttaaattatatataattatgcATAGTCCTTTTGCAGAATGATTGCATTGGAGTTTCCATAGCATTAGTAGGACTTGGTATGTGCCATTTTTTCCAGGATTGTGTGTAATCTTAATTCTTAATCCCCAAGTAGTGTAGTGGAGATAAACACTGTGTCAATTAATGAGGCTCGTTGAAAATATCAGAATAATCTGCTTACAATATTGATCAACTTTTTTAAAGTTTAAGCGCATCGTGCACGCTGATACGGACACGCATTCGAAAATGTAATGCCGCACATTCGAGCGATTTCCTGAGTGACAGCTAATAGCTGTAGGTTACATGGTCTATGCACTTTCTTAATAACTATAAGAAACGTATGCATACTCATTACTGACTTCAGAGTACTTTTATGTCCCAAACAGTGAGTGAGAATTGAGTGGGCTGTACAGAATCCATTGTGACCaaatagtaaatatatatatatatatatatatatatatatttttttttataaaatatatcatTTGTGTCAGTGTAACAGCACAATGTCTTGAGGGAAAGAATTGTGATACAATGAATCAATTGTTGACCCCTAGTTGCTTCGACACATGAAAAGAGTACTGACAGCCCTCACAGAGCTGAGGATGAAGAGAAAGAGCCAGTTTAATTCGGAGAGCGACAAAGGCCCTTCCCGAAAACACTCAAAAAAACGAAAACAGGCCACTGCCAAGAGTATTTCCCCGGTGCCCCCTGGAGTGTGTAGTTCCCGGTCAAGGGACTTCCCCTTCGTGTAGGAGACGGGTGATTAAAACCAGGGCTTCAGCCACAAGGAAACAGCCACAGGCATGCCGGTCAGTCCAGAGTTccaagagaaagagggacaccTCTTCCCTGGACTCGGACACAGAGGACCTCAGCGAGGCCAAGAAGAGCCGTGCCACCATCGCCTCAACTTCAGCATGTTCCTGGGGGACGCCGCTGCCCAAGCTCTTGGAAATGCGCTGCAACGTTTTAGGGTGTTTGCAGGCACAATTTTTTGGCAAAGGTCTGAGATCTTTTTTCGTTACTTGCCATATGTTTCAATGATCAGACACCACACAGTGTTGCATTTCTGGGCCTGTTGAGATATCTTGGGATTTGGGCCAGTCAGAAACAATTTGTGAATGCTTTATGTCCTTTTGCAGCCAGCTTCTCCTCGCTCTACGATGTAGGCAAGATGCTGGGACAAGGTGGCTTTGGGTCTGTCTATGAAGGGACACGGAAGCAGGATGGAAAACAGGAAGCAGGATGTAATCCTTATCGTCTTTTACTCACAAAACACTCTTCCCTATCTAATGTCATTCCTTTATCCACACTTCACAGTCCACTTTCTACCACTTTCTTTCCCCTTGCTTTTTTCCATTCCTCTCTGCTctgtccctcttctctctcaacatgttcctctctcttcccttgtTCCCCTtgctttcctctctcttcccttgtTCCCCTTGCTTTCCTATCTCTTCCCTTTCTTGTacctttcctctgtctttcctccaTTGTCTTCTGTCCTTTTGCACTACGACACACTAGCACACTAAGGTTAATTATTCACAGCAGTGTTCTTCCTTGCCAGGTGGCCCTGAAGTTCATCCCTAAGGCTCATGATGATGAGTACTTAACATTAGTAAGTCACAGTCAATGCTGGTCAGTCTATTGTCGGATAGATTGGAATCAGTCTGTGAGTGTTGGTCTACCTAGCAACAGCAAGCACATTCAGACCAATGCAGTGTGCTTATCAACTTCTATTTAGCCTAGAacattttgcatgtgtgttgaCCAACCTGGCTTAGCCTGGAACATCATGACTCTGTGTTAACCGACCTCCCCCCTTTAGCCCGAAACGTCACACAGACTGCCCCTGGAGATGGCCCTGCATTTGGTCATGTCCCAGCCCCCGGCGTGTGACCCATCGCGGGGCTTCTGGATTGGTTCAACCAGCCCGACCAGATCGCCCTGGTCATGGAGTATCCCACGCCGTGAGCAGACGTGTACGACTACTTGTGAACCGTGGCGGGCGGGGCCTTCAGCGAGGACACGGCGAGGGGCATCATAAAACAGGCGGTGCTGGCGTGCTGTCACCGCCAAGACCGCGGCTACCTGCACCGGGACGTCAAAGGGGAGAACCTGCTCCTTCAAACGGACACTCTCCAGGTGAAGCTGATCGACTTCGGCTGCTGCAACCTGCTGAAGGAGGACCCGTACCATGAGTATTCTGGTGAGACGGGCTTAAGAACGATGGGGGGGAGGGGCTTCTGGTGAAGTAACGCCCAAAAGAACACACCCCTCTGTCTCAGGCACCGTTGAGTACTGCCCGCCGGAGTGTTTCACCAAAGGCCTGTACAACGGGCACAAGGCCACCGTCTGGTCTCTCGGCGTGATGCTGTTTACCCTGGTCAACGGGAAGCTGCCCTACAAGGACGAGTACAGCATCCGCAGAGGACACAGGCTGCGCTTTAAAGCAGGCGTTTCTAAAGGTATGCACACAGGGAGAGAATGGTACGGTTTCTCACCTTGCATGGGATTTGAACCAACAACCTCTCGTTTACTGGTCCAACACTCTTGACCACTAGGCGACCATTCAATGGGGATTCTGTCACAAAGAAATTCTGAAAACAGCATAGCCAGGACTAATTATTAACTGTCATCAAAATGGCTGATTCGTCTCAAGGCAAAGTCTCTCCCAGCTGTCTCCTCTAACAATCTCTACATTTGTGAAATTTCCCACATATTCCTCCCGGAACAAGGATGCATTTTGTGACTCCACTGTTCTTGCTAATTCTGTTTTCCCATAGAATGCAGGGATGTGATTCACTGGTGCCTAAGACGAAATGCTGAAGGCCAGCGCTTGAGGAAATCCGGCTAAATGATTAGCTGTTGAACTAAGGTCAGTGTCTTTTGCAGGTGTCTTAACAACATGTATATTAAATTCTGTGTCACCAGTTCCCTATCATATCAGATTCTGTATGATTAGAAACCTACCAGATACAGGTATGATACTGTATGATGAGACCTGTCAGGTCTTAGATACAGTTTAGTGTCACGTCAATcagatttcatgttttaaaaaagattATGTTATAGCTATAGCgggggaggagaccccggggaagatctaggacacgctggagggactatgtctcccggctggcctgggaacgcctcggtgtccccccggaagagctggaggaagtgtctagggagagggaagtctgggcatccctgcttagactgctgcccctgtgacccggccccggataagcggaagatggaGATTGAAACATAATAACGAATAACGCTGCGGCCTCAGGATGCAAGTGCTCAAAGAAaggttttaataaacaaatattctAGCGAACACAAAACACTCCTTGGAGCGATATAACGTCTAGGCAATAGGATGAACaactgagacagagagtgacctGGGTTCTGACCGAAACAATACTCAACAATGAATCTGTGATAGAGGTGTACCTAAAATAGTGGAGGAAAACAAACGTAACGGGTGCAATAAACAGGAGACGACGATCGTGGCAACTGGGAAACAGCGGTACGGGGCATGGTGCACTGGGAACCGGAGGACTGTACTCGTTGTGATACTGGCGTGACAGACGTTACAATAGGCTTTTTGCAGAATGATTGCATTGGAGTTTCCATAGTATTTGTAGGACCGTACActcttttttatatatagctctggaaaacattaagagaccactacaaatttttcttaaatcagcatctctacatgtatggtagccattccattccagtgtctgttaaactccaacacaggcacacctcattttacttaatgaggtactgattaggtgattacctgaaccatatctaatttaacgaggaaaagtaaaaaccactgctgtgatcatcattatcctcttgcaataggaccagctggatggcaaaaacagtagtAGTACCTAGTAGTAAGTAGTACCCCAAAGttaatttgaacaaaaaaattactattcagcaagacaaaagagttgaaaagaaaagctttgagtgaggaaaagaagggttcaattctgtctttactggcagagggatacagtgagcatcagtttgcgtccatcctgaaaatgtcaaagacagcggttcataagaacaaggtcaagcaacagacattggggataacaaagctacagactggcagagggcgaaaacgactgtccactgaccgagatgaccgtcaactcattttaATGTCACCCAACAACCGtaagatgacatcaagtgacctacaaaaagaacggcaaacagcagctggggtgaagtgcacggcgaggacggttcgaaactgCTAGGGGCAGGCCTGAAGTCGTGCacatctagaaaaaagcccttcatcaatgataagcaaagaagagccaggcggaagtttgcaaaagaccataaggattggaccgtagaggaatggagtgaggtcatcttctctgacgagtcaaatttttcTAAtagttagacagagacctggagaggcctacaagccacagtgtctcgaaCCCACTTTGAAATTTgttggaggatcggtgatgatctggggattcTTCAGCAAgactggaatcgggcagatttgatgcatgaatcaagccaagtacaaggttatcctggaagaacacctgcttccttctgctctgacaatgttccccgactctgagaattggttcttccagcagaacaatgctccatgccacacagccaggtcaatcaaggtgtggatggagcaGGGCCGGCTCTAGCCCTTTGGTTGCCCTAGGCGAGATTGAGTtttgcgccccccccccccccccccaactaatAAGTTGCATATACTACAAAAAATGTTCAAGGACATTTAATTATGACTCAAACAATGgatgaacaaacaaaaatgctTTAATATTCACTGCAACACTTTAACAAGCAAATTATGAGGATAAACAGTAATAAATTGTTCATACACAAATGCTGCAAAGAATGTTCGAGGATATTTACATAAATTAAGTAATAAACTCCAATAACTATGCAAAACTATACCCTCTACAAACAAAAGTCCCTTTCGGCTTTCACCTTCAAAATTGAC
This is a stretch of genomic DNA from Esox lucius isolate fEsoLuc1 unplaced genomic scaffold, fEsoLuc1.pri scaffold_71_arrow_ctg1, whole genome shotgun sequence. It encodes these proteins:
- the LOC117594234 gene encoding serine/threonine-protein kinase pim-3-like, producing the protein TVAGGAFSEDTARGIIKQAVLACCHRQDRGYLHRDVKGENLLLQTDTLQVKLIDFGCCNLLKEDPYHEYSGTVEYCPPECFTKGLYNGHKATVWSLGVMLFTLVNGKLPYKDEYSIRRGHRLRFKAGVSKECRDVIHWCLRRNAEGQRLRKSG